Proteins encoded together in one Hylaeus volcanicus isolate JK05 chromosome 3, UHH_iyHylVolc1.0_haploid, whole genome shotgun sequence window:
- the LOC128873759 gene encoding ataxin-7-like protein 1 isoform X3: MSGSDSPTFFHGQPWSSWIERIGRDKPLSDEETEGQLSSSVTRLAAEDIDLYGFCPERDNFYTVVCETCHAIVKPQALIQHMESRHPSGTVNFPPPSTPIVKPPVKTPYCKVSKLKKAQSSPQIPTSVTKINHTSVKRTADQPTVPTSLSTTSLPIVTSPRSPLESLPPVQTANTSGTAVTSSPVKSPGTTGCQPRRKRLKTDRSLLKDREYDPDRHCGVWNDETGKPCTRSLTCKAHTVSLRRTVLGRSKTFDKLLADHRASKEIPIRPTKVTVTGTVTVSSATNPLTPNTPALTVETEAPSSPPVLSLPDTYPLPKAVDLLYRCLAPHGSTKPTKLEEDFANEELRSLESSIANSTGSSQSNSMMAPISVVLPSLSPLPATNNDEETSSVATLVPSTGSPAIPVVPATLPAACAQPPLPTNVLEAETPVDIDPEAAMTIYSPVYKDKSQLVVQLPRTNNIAHSPVSRSYQVQASMPSLIFEPMEQLEQIEQLDQPHPPPQINGKRLNHVTHAMLASPVSQRQPKRTKHDYQQDLTTAIQVEATTTSSPYPHFGDIAWSNCHPEPLAVSRWLRISSSRKQYNFNIH; encoded by the exons GTGATGAAGAAACAGAAGGTCAACTTTCTAGTTCAGTTACGCGTCTTGCAGCTGAAG ACATTGACCTATATGGATTTTGTCCCGAGAGGGACAACTTTTATACGGTAGTGTGCGAAACTTGCCACGCCATAGTCAAACCACAAGCTCTTATTCAACATATGG AAAGTCGTCATCCTTCCGGCACGGTCAATTTTCCACCTCCCTCTACCCCGATCGTAAAGCCACCCGTGAAAACGCCCTATTGCAAAGtgtcgaaattgaaaaaggcGCAGTCGTCGCCGCAGATCCCGACTAGCGTCACCAAGATCAATCACACGAGCGTGAAACGCACCGCGGACCAGCCCACAGTCCCGACGAGCTTGTCGACGACGTCCTTACCGATCGTCACGTCGCCCCGATCGCCCCTCGAGTCGTTGCCACCGGTTCAGACCGCGAACACGTCTGGAACCGCGGTTACCTCCAGTCCCGTGAAGAGCCCAGGGACGACGGGTTGCCAGCCTCGCCGGAAGAGGCTCAAAACGGACCGATCGTTGCTCAAGGATCGGGAATACGATCCGGATCGGCACTGCGGGGTCTGGAACGACGAGACCGGGAAACCTTGCACCAGGTCGCTCACCTGCAAGGCGCACACGGTCTCGCTGCGACGGACGGTCCTCGGTCGGAGCAAAACCTTCGACAAGCTCCTCGCGGACCACAGGGCCTCGAAAGAGATCCCGATCAGGCCGACGAAGGTGACCGTAACGGGCACCGTCACCGTATCGTCCGCGACGAACCCTCTGACACCCAACACCCCCGCCTTGACCGTCGAAACGGAAGCGCCCAGCTCGCCGCCCGTTCTGTCGCTGCCAGACACGTATCCACTGCCAAAG GCTGTTGATTTGCTTTATCGGTGTCTGGCCCCGCATGGCTCCACTAAACCT ACCAAGCTCGAAGAGGACTTCGCCAACGAGGAGCTGAGGAGCTTGGAGTCGTCGATCGCGAACTCGACCGGTTCGTCCCAGTCCAACTCGATGATGGCGCCTATATCCGTGGTCCTGCCGTCGTTGTCGCCTCTGCCAGCCACCAACAACGACGAGGAGACGTCGTCGGTGGCTACCCTGGTACCGAGCACAGGTTCACCGGCGATCCCGGTCGTTCCGGCGACGTTGCCGGCGGCCTGCGCTCAGCCACCGTTGCCCACCAACGTCTTGGAAGCTGAGACGCCCGTGGACATCGATCCCGAGGCTGCGATGACCATCTACTCGCCCGTCTACAAGGACAAGTCGCAGCTGGTGGTGCAATTGCCCCGCACGAACAATATCGCCCATTCGCCCGTGTCCAGGAGTTACCAGGTCCAGGCCTCAATGCCCAGCTTGATATTCGAGCCTATGGAACAGCTCGAGCAAATTGAGCAGCTGGACCAGCCTCACCCGCCACCTCAGATTAACGGGAAGAGACTGAACCACGTCACTCACGCGATGCTCGCCAGCCCCGTGAGCCAACGACAGCCGAAGAGGACCAAACACGACTACCAGCAGGACCTGACCACGGCGATACAGGTCGAGGCGACCACCACGTCCTCGCCTTATCCCCATTTCGGGGACATAGCCTGGTCGAACTGTCACCCGGAGCCACTGGCGGTCAGTCGGTGGCTTCGCATTTCGTCCAGCCGTAAGCAGTACAACTTTAATATTCACTGA